From one Ictalurus punctatus breed USDA103 chromosome 20, Coco_2.0, whole genome shotgun sequence genomic stretch:
- the tagln gene encoding transgelin isoform X1: MAAQGTPGMANKGPSYGLSRQVQDKIDKKYDPELEQRLVEWIMAQCGSGVGKPAEGKQGFQDWLKDGCVLGELINSLHDGDKPIKKIQSSSMAFKQMEQVSQFLNAAEAYGVTKTDMFQTVDLWEGKDLAAVQRTLMALGSIAVTKNDGTFRGNPDWFFKKAQENRRDFSDDQLKLGKNVIGLQMGSNKGASQAGMTGYGRPRQILNP, translated from the exons ATGGCAGCACAG GGAACCCCAGGCATGGCCAACAAAGGTCCATCCTACGGACTGAGTCGCCAGGTGCAGGACAAGATCGATAAGAAGTATGACCCCGAGCTTGAGCAACGTCTGGTGGAGTGGATTATGGCCCAGTGCGGTTCTGGAGTGGGGAAGCCTGCAGAAGGCAAGCAGGGCTTCCAGGATTGGCTGAAAGATGGATGT GTCCTGGGCGAGCTCATCAACAGCCTCCATGATGGAGACAAGCCCATAAAAAAGATCCAAAGCTCATCAATGGCCTTCAAACAAATGGAGCAGGTGTCTCAGTTCCTTAATGCTGCAGAGGCATATGGCGTGACCAAAACCGACATGTTTCAGACTGTCGATCTCTGGGAGG GAAAAGACTTGGCTGCGGTGCAAAGAACACTGATGGCACTTGGAAGCATTGCAGTCACGAAGAATGATGGGACTTTCCGTGGTAACCCTGACTGGTTCTTCAA GAAAGCTCAGGAGAACCGGAGAGATTTTTCTGACGACCAGCTGAAACTGGGGAAGAATGTTatcggcctgcagatgggctcCAACAAAGGGGCATCCCAAGCTGGCATGACAGGCTATGGTAGACCCAGACAGATCCTAAACCCTTAA
- the tagln gene encoding transgelin isoform X2, which yields MANKGPSYGLSRQVQDKIDKKYDPELEQRLVEWIMAQCGSGVGKPAEGKQGFQDWLKDGCVLGELINSLHDGDKPIKKIQSSSMAFKQMEQVSQFLNAAEAYGVTKTDMFQTVDLWEGKDLAAVQRTLMALGSIAVTKNDGTFRGNPDWFFKKAQENRRDFSDDQLKLGKNVIGLQMGSNKGASQAGMTGYGRPRQILNP from the exons ATGGCCAACAAAGGTCCATCCTACGGACTGAGTCGCCAGGTGCAGGACAAGATCGATAAGAAGTATGACCCCGAGCTTGAGCAACGTCTGGTGGAGTGGATTATGGCCCAGTGCGGTTCTGGAGTGGGGAAGCCTGCAGAAGGCAAGCAGGGCTTCCAGGATTGGCTGAAAGATGGATGT GTCCTGGGCGAGCTCATCAACAGCCTCCATGATGGAGACAAGCCCATAAAAAAGATCCAAAGCTCATCAATGGCCTTCAAACAAATGGAGCAGGTGTCTCAGTTCCTTAATGCTGCAGAGGCATATGGCGTGACCAAAACCGACATGTTTCAGACTGTCGATCTCTGGGAGG GAAAAGACTTGGCTGCGGTGCAAAGAACACTGATGGCACTTGGAAGCATTGCAGTCACGAAGAATGATGGGACTTTCCGTGGTAACCCTGACTGGTTCTTCAA GAAAGCTCAGGAGAACCGGAGAGATTTTTCTGACGACCAGCTGAAACTGGGGAAGAATGTTatcggcctgcagatgggctcCAACAAAGGGGCATCCCAAGCTGGCATGACAGGCTATGGTAGACCCAGACAGATCCTAAACCCTTAA
- the pcsk7 gene encoding proprotein convertase subtilisin/kexin type 7: protein MAPSPFPLFTALLLLTSLPLQSFFLLTPTPTPLPSCEPGRSWAVQLSHDSEPHENSLDELAQLVALEAGLESLGQIGQLRGHYLLCQVTDEEEHPPAASQTLDAHPHVVWHSQENILRRSKRGLVFNDPKYASQWHLHNEMTPGMDINVTGVWEHNITGAGVTVVVVDDGLQHTLEDIQPNYSPEGSYDLNSNDPDPMPHPDSHGDNHHGTRCAGEIAAVPNNSFCAVGVAYGSKVAGIRVLDGPLTDSMEAVAFNKHYQVNDVYSCSWGPDDDGRTVDGPHPLGQAALLHGVQHGRKGFGSIFVVASGNGGLYSDNCNYDGYANSIYTVTIGAVDENGKMPFYAEECASMLAVTFSSGGRQLRSIVTSDWSLQHGTGCTEGHTGTSAAAPLAAGMVALMLQVRPCLTWRDIQHIITYTATQYDTDVDWKTNGAGFHHSHKHGFGLLNAWRLVNAAKIWETVPLLASYQSPVLRKGDTIPAFPKKLILTLNVTAVDLRQSGIKTLEHVAVTVTITHPRRGNLEIVLVCPSGMTSLIAAKRALDTDTTGFTDWTFSTVRCWGEQAVGQYSLHVTDHRESTYSLGTLKRWKLTLYGSEMSFQEVMNRQRLVDEAMSGQFLNGNFSMPCPPGLDIPPEVEIPFTSNSLKVLLLVFCFAFCWSLYYLLELMIAYLHGLRRGSATSKDSRFLQMLTDLEAKMPLIGNDDGT, encoded by the exons ATGGCACCGTCCCCCTTCCCCCTTTTTACCGCCCTGCTACTCCTGACATCGCTCCCCCTGCAATCTTTTTTCTTACTTACTCCAACTCCCACTCCCCTACCCTCGTGTGAGCCTGGACGCTCATGGGCGGTGCAGCTGAGCCATGATTCTGAGCCACATGAAAACTCCCTCGATGAGCTGGCTCAACTTGTGGCACTGGAGGCTGGTCTCGAGAGCCTCGGTCAGATCGGACAACTCCGTGGCCACTATCTACTCTGCCAGGTGACGGACGAGGAGGAGCACCCACCAGCAGCCAGCCAGACATTGGATGCCCACCCTCATGTGGTCTGGCACTCACAAGAGAACATTCTGCGCAGGTCCAAGAGGGGCTTGGTCTTCAACGATCCCAAATACGCAAGCCAATGGCATTTG CACAATGAAATGACACCCGGCATGGACATCAACGTGACCGGCGTGTGGGAGCATAACATCACCGGTGCGGGCGTCACCGTGGTCGTAGTGGATGACGGCTTGCAGCACACACTGGAGGACATTCAGCCCAACTAT TCTCCAGAAGGCAGCTACGATCTGAACTCGAACGATCCGGACCCGATGCCGCACCCGGACTCGCACGGCGATAACCATCACGGCACACGCTGTGCGGGCGAGATCGCTGCGGTGCCTAACAACAGCTTCTGCGCTGTGGGAGTTGCGTACGGCAGCAAGGTGGCAG GTATCAGAGTTCTTGACGGACCGCTCACTGACAGCATGGAGGCTGTGGCTTTTAATAAACATTACCAGGTCAACGATGTGTACAGCTGCag CTGGGGACCAGATGACGATGGACGGACTGTTGATGGACCACATCCTCTAGGCCAG GCAGCACTATTACATGGAGTTCAACATGGCAGAAAAGGCTTCGGGAGTATCTTTGTTGTCGCCAGTGGCAACGGAGGCTTGTATAGTGACAACTGCAACTATGACGGCTATGCGAACTCTATCTACACAGTCACTAttg gggcAGTAGATGAGAACGGGAAGATGCCGTTCTATGCAGAAGAGTGTGCGTCCATGCTAGCTGTGACTTTCAGCAGCGGGGGAAGACAGCTGCGCAGCATC GTGACATCAGACTGGTCACTCCAGCATGGCACGGGCTGTACCGAAGGGCACACGGGTACGTCTGCAGCAGCTCCTTTGGCAGCTGGCATGGTGGCACTGATGCTGCAGGTCCGACCTTGCTTAACTTGGCGAGACATTCAGCACATCATCACATACACGGCTACACAG TACGACACCGATGTAGATTGGAAGACCAATGGCGCTGGCTTCCACCACAGCCACAAGCATGGGTTTGGCCTGCTCAATGCCTGGAGACTGGTCAACGCTGCCAAG atTTGGGAGACTGTACCACTCTTGGCGTCTTATCAGAGCCCAGTTTTAAGAAAAGGAGACACAATCCCAGCCTTTCCGAAGAAACTTATCCTCACTTTGAATG tcaccGCTGTAGACCTCAGACAATCAGGCATAAAGACCTTAGAGCATGTAGCTGTTACGGTGACGATAACTCACCCGCGGCGTGGAAATCTCGAGATCGTGCTCGTCTGCCCAAGCGGCATGACCTCACTCATCGCTGCCAAGAGAGCCTTGGACAC aGATACCACTGGCTTCACAGACTGGACTTTCTCCACTGTGCGGTGCTGGGGAGAGCAAGCTGTAGGCCAGTACAGCCTCCACGTCACTGACCACA GAGAATCGACGTATTCTCTGGGCACGCTGAAGCGCTGGAAGCTCACTCTGTACGGCTCAGAGATGTCCTTCCAAGAAGTGATGAACAGACAGAG GCTTGTAGACGAGGCTATGAGCGGCCAGTTTCTGAACGGCAATTTCTCCATGCCGTGTCCACCCGGCTTGGACATTCCTCCCGAAGTGGAGATCCCTTTTACCTCCAACAGCCTGAAG GTTCTGCTGCTCGTGTTCTGCTTTGCATTCTGCTGGTCCCTGTACTACCTGCTGGAGCTGATGATCGCATACTTGCACGGACTGCGGCGCGGGTCTGCCACCTCGAAAGACAGCCGGTTTCTGCAGATGCTGACGGACTTGGAGGCCAAAATGCCCCTCATAGGAAACGACGATGGCACGTAG